One Phoenix dactylifera cultivar Barhee BC4 chromosome 14, palm_55x_up_171113_PBpolish2nd_filt_p, whole genome shotgun sequence DNA window includes the following coding sequences:
- the LOC103714309 gene encoding transcription repressor OFP13-like, translating to MGRKLGFTSLFFKPRDKSRTSPYVSSFPSPSYSWPWPSCKHPKTISFRAADGDNIYKTVNSVYLDSAESCFTHSSEESASFSTASEESGGVGSLESVIRGLRSDRLFFKPGDTSSILEEAKDGAFPFKESIALAMESEDPYKDFRVSMEEMVVAHGLKDWECLEELLLWYLRVNGKKTHGYIVGAFVDLLVGLASPPSSSSSSSMSSQIKEVEEEGSESC from the coding sequence ATGGGAAGAAAGCTAGGCTTCacctctctcttcttcaaacCAAGGGACAAATCAAGGACCTCTCCTTAtgtctcttcttttccctctccTTCTTATTCATGGCCTTGGCCTTCTTGTAAGCATCCGAAGACTATCTCCTTCCGAGCGGCGGATGGCGACAACATCTACAAGACTGTGAACTCGGTCTACTTGGACTCGGCCGAATCATGCTTCACCCACTCATCGGAGGAGTCGGCAAGCTTCTCGACGGCGTCGGAGGAGTCGGGGGGTGTCGGCTCATTGGAGTCGGTCATACGGGGGCTCCGGTCGGACAGGCTCTTCTTCAAGCCCGGCGACACGAGCTCGATACTGGAGGAGGCCAAGGACGGTGCGTTCCCGTTCAAGGAGAGCATCGCGCTTGCCATGGAGTCGGAGGACCCGTACAAAGACTTCCGAGTGTCCATGGAGGAGATGGTGGTGGCTCATGGGCTCAAGGACTGGGAGTGCCTTGAGGAGCTCTTGCTATGGTATCTAAGGGTCAATGGTAAGAAGACTCATGGGTATATAGTAGGGGCCTTTGTCGATTTGCTTGTAGGCCTTGCctcccctccttcctcttcttcatcatcttccaTGTCTTCTCAAATTAAGGAGGTGGAAGAGGAGGGAAGTGAGTCCTGCTGA
- the LOC103714271 gene encoding uncharacterized protein LOC103714271, with amino-acid sequence MLPPRVRSVFPSAFFRTLIMSTPRLEAKPSLRRPAISVPAVLDLNGGGDFNLHHWRRADSGYTSLRDILTSSSSSSAGGGLLSPSSSVTPGAGEIQIRNRLVKQAAYAYLQPTPSSLESSRRHRRCRRDESLRRLLAVLSCGLAGSCFHFVGRFLQSIRRSRR; translated from the coding sequence ATGCTTCCTCCTCGAGTTCGCTCCGTCTTCCCCTCTGCTTTCTTCCGCACGCTTATCATGTCCACGCCGCGGCTGGAGGCGAAGCCCTCCCTCCGGCGGCCGGCCATATCGGTCCCGGCTGTGCTCGACCTCAACGGCGGCGGCGACTTCAACCTCCACCACTGGAGGAGGGCGGACTCGGGCTACACCAGCCTACGTGACATtctcacctcctcctcctcctcctccgccggcgGTGGCCTCCTCTCACCCTCCTCCTCCGTCACCCCCGGTGCTGGCGAGATCCAGATCAGGAATCGGCTGGTGAAGCAGGCTGCCTACGCCTACCTCCAGCCCACCCCCTCCTCGTTGGAGTCCTcccgccgccaccgccgctgCCGCCGCGACGAATCCCTACGGCGGCTCCTCGCTGTCCTCTCCTGCGGCCTGGCTGGCTCCTGCTTCCACTTCGTCGGGCGCTTCCTCCAATCCATCCGGCGATCGCGGCGTTAA
- the LOC103714312 gene encoding putative HVA22-like protein g, with product MLGDLAITVLVMLFGYAYPALECFKTLEQRQWPGEIEQLRFWCQYWVIVAIVTTVGDSLISWLPMYGEAKLAFFVYLWYPKTKGSDLIYETFLRPLVMQYEPDIEQRLRHLRAKSGELLVFYLKNFTDKGTTLFLEVLNYVVSSTKGNQRSSRWNPLTAIRSFRQAPAMEVGIHEEPEPPYNPRAEYLRSRHR from the exons ATGTTGGGAGATCTCGCCATCACAGTTCTCGT GATGTTATTTGGATATGCCTATCCGGCCTTGGAGTGCTTCAAGACGTTGGAGCAGAGGCAGTGGCCCGGTGAGATTGAGCAGCTCCGGTTCTGGTGCCAATACTG GGTCATAGTTGCAATTGTAACAACCGTTGGCGACTCTCTCATTTCATG GTTGCCAATGTATGGAGAAGCCAAGTTAGCTTTCTTCGTCTACTTGTGGTATCCAAAAACGAAG GGTTCTGATCTTATCTATGAAACCTTCCTACGGCCACTTGTCATGCAATATGAACCTGACATTGAACAGAGGCTAAGGCATTTGAGGGCTAAATCTGGAGAATTGCTTGTATTCTATCTAAAGAACTTCACAGACAAAGGAACTACTTTGTTTCTAGAGGTTCTCAACTATGTGGTCTCAAGCACAAAG GGGAATCAACGATCAAGCCGATGGAATCCTCTCACTGCCATACGGTCGTTCCGGCAGGCTCCTGCTATGGAAGTAGGCATCCACGAAGAGCCCGAGCCCCCCTACAACCCGCGTGCCGAATATCTCCGATCTCGACACCGctga
- the LOC103714310 gene encoding transcription repressor OFP8-like: MSSSRRRFVVSHPVVVDIGCGCRRPKLSSFFSSSLPKFRLSKSSDPFSPSTTTTTVSTNSLWDTSLTATTASSPMTLSPSLPPYSAAESTKRRPKKKTVKAKKKGVVEESVVVVKESSDPYLDFRDSMLQMIVEMEIYAWDDLRDLLHRFLALNSPSHHHLILQAFFEIWTGVFSAPPSSSAAAAAASSRRPSRRRR; this comes from the coding sequence ATGTCTTCCAGCCGGAGAAGGTTCGTTGTGAGTCATCCGGTGGTGGTAGATATCGGCTGCGGCTGCCGGCGGCCAAAGCTCtcgtctttcttctcctcctcgttGCCAAAATTCCGTCTCTCCAAATCCTCTGACCCCTTCTCCccttccaccaccaccaccaccgtcTCCACCAACTCCCTCTGGGACACCAGCCTCACCGCCACCACCGCCTCGTCCCCCATGACGTTGTCGCCGTCGCTGCCGCCGTACTCCGCCGCTGAGAGCACGAAGCGGCGGCCGAAGAAGAAGACGGTGAAGGCGAAGAAGAAGGGGGTGGTGGAGGAGAGCGTGGTGGTGGTGAAGGAGTCGTCGGACCCTTATCTCGACTTCCGGGACTCCATGCTCCAGATGATCGTGGAGATGGAGATCTACGCGTGGGACGACCTCCGCGACCTCCTCCACCGCTTCCTCGCCCTCAACTCCCCTTCGCACCACCACCTCATCCTCCAAGCCTTCTTCGAGATCTGGACCGGCGTCTTCTCCGCCCCGccatcctcctccgccgccgccgccgccgcctccagtCGCCGGCCCAGCCGCCGCCGGCGGTGA